Proteins from one Camelina sativa cultivar DH55 chromosome 8, Cs, whole genome shotgun sequence genomic window:
- the LOC104705621 gene encoding uncharacterized protein LOC104705621, with translation MTKDFGREEIPYSGSSRVELKRSHQWLTEPSGSQRLGNKRQFVEIGAAHMNLSAWDSSLVPSQLTNCLFDPAIAHTSHLLGQQHIEAEQCSDVVSSIGLPSVHGSTLNLDTIRKVKVNQVSETGNIPEFMVQLYGGSSETGPSYHSSQDSTLSFGQTFSHIDKSFILPGQFASNFSNKGVGVTPMGDNFVLMGQSLQKADCNIFSMSSSYTKGQENFMSLLSRDRVPENVFMTRPNCFKENTNVLSGGQSLYTQGGDMASMDSCQGRADETNDQICHEERSQTISFGDYYQKETTLGSSVRVINSFENISHDPATAKVPLHVEAEENMSYEFGNPLYASPRVDTLLVPKSNVSKTAKKGSTNTFPSNVKSLLSTGMFDGVTVKYYSWSREQNLKGIIKGTGYLCGCSNCNFNKVLNAYEFEQHANCKTKHPNNHIYFENGKTIYGVVQELKNSPQEKLFDAIQNVTGSDINHKNFNIWKASYQVASLELKRIYGKDAVTLAS, from the exons ATGACAAAGGATTTTGGCAGAGAGGAGATTCCATATTCTGGGTCTTCGAGAGTGGAACTAAAGCGGAGTCATCAGTGGTTGACAGAACCGTCTGGCTCACAACGACTCGGTAATAAGAGACAATTTGTAGAGATTGGTGCAGCACATATGAATCTTTCTGCATGGGACAGTTCTCTTGTCCCCTCCCAGTTAACTAATTGCTTATTCGATCCTGCCATTGCGCATACATCACATCTCCTTGGTCAACAACATATTGAGGCCGAGCAATGCAGTGATGTTGTTTCGTCAATTGGTTTGCCATCGGTCCATGGTAGCACATTGAATCTTGACACCATCAGAAAAGTTAAAGTCAATCAAGTCTCTGAAACTGGCAACATTCCCGAATTCATGGTTCAGCTTTACGGGGGATCATCTGAAACAGGTCCTTCGTATCATAGCAGTCAAGATAGCACTCTATCCTTTGGCCAAACCTTCAGTCATATTGACAAGAGCTTCATCTTGCCAGGGCAATTCGCTAGTAACTTCAGCAACAAAGGTGTTGGTGTCACACCAATGGGTGACAACTTTGTATTGATGGGCCAGTCTCTTCAAAAGGCTGattgtaatatcttctcaatgAGTTCCTCCTACACCAAAGGACAAGAGAACTTTATGTCTCTACTCTCTCGTGACAGAGTACCTGAAAATGTTTTCATGACGAGACCAAACTGTTTCAAAGAAAATACCAATGTGTTGTCAGGAGGGCAGTCCTTATATACGCAAGGTGGTGACATGGCATCTATGGATTCTTGCCAAGGAAGAGCAGACGAAACCAATGATCAAATTTGTCACGAAGAGAGAAGCCAGACCATATCTTTTGGAGATTATTATCAGAAAGAAACCACATTGGGTTCATCAGTTCGTGTTATTAACAGTTTTGAGAACATCAGCCATGACCCTGCAACTGCAAAAGTTCCTCTTCATGTGGAAGCAGAGGAAAACATGTCTTATGAATTTGGGAATCCCTTGTATGCTAGTCCTAGAGTTGATACCTTACTCGTGCCCAAAAGTAATGTTTCAAAGACAGCTAAGAAGGGTTCTACAAACACATTTCCTTCAAATGTGAAGTCCTTGTTGTCAACAGGAATGTTTGATGGGGTTACTGTGAAGTACTATTCGTGGTCACGTGAG CAAAATCTCAAAGGAATCATAAAGGGGACTGGGTATCTATGTGGTTGCAGCAATTGTAACTTTAATAAA GTTCTTAATGCTTATGAGTTCGAGCAGCATGCTAATTGCAAGACAAAGCACCCAAATAACCACATATACTTTGAGAATGGAAAGACCATTTATGGCGTTGTTCAAGAGCTGAAGAATTCACCTCAGGAGAAGTTGTTCGATGCTATACAAAATGTCACAGGATCTGATATCAACCATAAGAATTTCAACATCTGGAAAG CTTCATATCAAGTTGCCAGCCTTGAGCTTAAGCGTATCTATGGGAAGGATGCAGTTACTTTGGCCTCTTGA
- the LOC104709122 gene encoding elongator complex protein 1-like → YDIDQSRLFFASSANLVYTLQLSSFQNGRAGAKTALPVEVCSSDIEPEDFITAFDYLAEKESLLIGTSHGLLLVHNVESDVTELVGNIEGGVKCISPSPTGDLLGLITGLGQLLVMTYDWVLMYERTLGEVPEGGYVREADDLSVNCGGISISWRGDGKYFATMGEVYESGCMSKKIKIWESDSGALQSSSETKDFTQGILEWMPSGAKIAAVYKRKSDDGSPSIAFFERNGLERSSFKIGEPAGDAMVSCKTLKWNSASDLLAGVVSCETYDAIRVWFFSNNHWYLKQEIRYPREDGVTFIWDPTKPLQLICWTLSGQVTVRNFMWLTAVMEDSTAFVIDNSKILVTPLSLSLMPPPMYLFSLSFSSAVRDMAYYSRNSKNCLAVFLSDGNLSFVEFPAPNTWEDLEGKVFNVEISDCKTALGSFVHLLWLDVHSLLCVSAYGSSHNKCLSSGAFETELHGFYLQELEVVCYEDHVPDQVTCSGFKARVTFQTLLESPVMALAWNPSKRDSAFLEFEGGKVLGYASRSGIMETRTSDDSVCFSSTCPWVRVAQVDAGGVHKPLICGLDDMGRLYINGKSLCNNCSSFSLYSELANEVVTHLIILTKQDFLFIVDTKDVLQGDLALGNVYFVIDGRRRDEENMSYVNIWERGAKVVGVLNGDEAAVVLQTMRGNLECIYPRKLVLSSITNVLAQQRFKDALNLVRRHRIDFNVIVDLYGWQAFLQSAVEFVEQVNNLSHVTEFVCAMKNEDVTETLYKNFSFSKKGDKIFQVKDGSSNKVSSVLQAIRKALEERIPESPSRELCILTTLARSDPPAIEESLLRIKSVREMELLNSSDAIRKKSCPSAEEALKHLLWLLDSEAVFEAALGLYDLNLAAIVALNSQRDPKEFLPYLQELEKMPESLMHFNIDIKLKRFDSALRSIVSAGDGYFSDCMNLIKKNPQLFPLGLQLITDPEKKQAVLEAWADHLIDEKRFEDAATTYLCCSKLEKASKAYRECGDWSGVLRVGALMKLSKDEILKLAYELCEEVNALGKPAEAAKIALEYCKDISGGISLLINAREWEEALRVAFLHTADGITSVKSSALECASGLLSEFRESIEKVGKYLTRYLAVRQRRLLLAAKLKSEERSVVDLDEDTASEASSNLSGMSAYTLGTRRGSAASVSSSTATSRARDLRRQRKSGKIRAGSAGEEMALVDHLKGMRMTDGGKRELKSLLICLVTLGETESAQKLQQTAENFQVSQVAAVELANDTMSSESVDEEVYSFERYAQKTRSTARDSDTFSWMLKVFVSP, encoded by the exons TATGACATCGACCAAAGTCGCTTATTTTTCGCATCTTCTGCTAATTTAGTTTACACCCTTCAGCTCTCTTCCTTTCAA AATGGGAGAGCTGGAGCAAAAACCGCTTTACCTGTGGAGGTCTGCAGTAGCGATATAGAGCCTGAGGATTTCATCACGGCCTTTGATTATCTCGCTGAGAAGGAGTCTCTGTTAATTGGGACTTCTCATGGGCTTCTTCTGGTTCATAATGTGGAGAGCGATGTGACTGAGCTAGTTGGAAATATTGAAGGAGGTGTCAAGTGTATCTCGCCTAGTCCTACTGGAGATCTACTTGGATTGATTACTGGTCTTGGACAGTTGCTTGTAATGACTTATGATTGGGTTTTGATGTACGAGAGGACCCTTGGAGAGGTTCCTGAAGGTGGTTACGTAC GTGAAGCAGATGATTTGTCTGTAAATTGTGGGGGTATTTCCATTTCCTGGAGAGGTGATGGAAAATATTTTGCGACTATGGGTGAGGTTTATGAATCCGGTTGTATGTCCAAGAAGATTAAGATATGGGAAAGTGATTCCGGTGCTTTGCAGTCTTCTTCAGAAACAAAAGATTTCACGCAGGGGATTCTTGAATGGATGCCGAGTGGGGCAAAAATCGCAGCTGTTTATAAGAGGAAATCAGATGATGGCAGTCCATCAATTGCTTTCTTCGAGAGGAATGGACTTGAGAGGAGCTCGTTTAAAATTGGTGAACCAGCAGGAGATGCTATGGTATCATGTAAAACTCTGAAATGGAATTCTGCATCAGATCTTCTTGCAGGGGTTGTTAGTTGCGAAACATATGATGCCATTAGGGTGTGGTTCTTTAGCAACAACCACTGGTACCTGAAACAGGAGATTAGGTATCCAAGGGAAGATGGGGTAACGTTCATTTGGGATCCAACAAAGCCACTGCAGTTAATATGTTGGACTCTATCAGGGCAGGTGACTGTTCGCAACTTTATGTGGCTAACAGCGGTTATGGAAGACTCAACAGCCTTTGTCATAGATAACTCTAAGATACTGGTGACACCACTATCTTTGTCCTTGATGCCACCTCCTATGTATTTGTTCAGCCTTAGTTTTTCTTCTGCTGTCAGAGATATGGCATATTACTCAAGGAATTCTAAGAATTGTTTGGCTGTGTTCTTGTCAGATGGAAACCTGTCTTTTGTTGAGTTTCCTGCACCTAATACTTGGGAAGATCTCGAAGGCAAAGTCTTCAATGTGGAAATTTCAGACTGTAAAACAGCACTGGGCTCTTTTGTACATCTTCTATGGTTGGATGTCCACTCACTTCTGTGTGTCTCTGCTTATGGTTCTAGCCACAACAAGTGTCTCTCTTCGGGAGCATTTGAGACAGAGCTTCATGGTTTCTACTTACAAGAACTTGAAGTAGTCTGTTATGAGGACCATGTTCCTGATCAAGTGACTTGCTCTGGCTTCAAGGCTCGCGTTACTTTCCAGACACTTCTCGAATCACCAGTCATGGCTCTTGCCTGGAATCCTAGTAAGCGTGATTCAGCCTTTTTGGAGTTTGAGGGTGGGAAAGTGCTTGGATATGCGTCAAGGTCAGGAATTATGGAAACTCGTACTAGTGATGATAGTGTATGTTTTTCATCGACATGTCCTTGGGTGAGGGTGGCGCAGGTTGATGCTGGTGGAGTGCATAAACCCTTGATATGTGGGCTTGATGATATGGGTAGACTGTACATCAACGGGAAGAGCCTATGTAATAACTGTAGCAGTTTTTCACTTTATTCAGAGTTGGCCAATGAAGTGGTTACCCATTTGATCATTTTGACCAAACAGGATTTTCTCTTTATTGTCGATACCAAGGATGTACTGCAGGGAGATCTGGCACTTGGAAACGTGTACTTTGTTATTGATGGTAGAAGGCGAGACGAGGAAAATATGAGCTATGTTAATATTTGGGAAAGAGGTGCAAAAGTAGTAGGAGTCCTCAATGGAGATGAAGCTGCTGTAGTGCTACAAACTATGCGGGGAAATCTCGAATGCATATATCCCAGAAAGCTGGTCCTCTCTTCCATTACGAATGTGTTAGCTCAACAACGGTTCAAAGATGCATTAAACTTGGTAAGGCGTCACAGAATCGATTTTAATGTTATCGTGGATCTATATGGGTGGCAGGCATTTCTACAGTCAGCTGTAGAATTTGTTGAACAAGTAAACAATTTGAGCCATGTTACAGAATTTGTTTGTGCCATGAAGAACGAAGATGTTACAGAAACACTGTACaaaaacttttc cttttccaaaaAGGGAGACAAGATTTTTCAAGTGAAAGATGGTTCCAGTAACAAAGTATCATCAGTTCTACAAGCAATTAGGAAGGCTCTTGAAGAACGTATACCAGAGAGTCCATCAAGAGAACTCTGTATTTTGACTACTCTTGCCCGAAGTGATCCACCAGCTATTGAAGAATCTCTTTTGAGGATCAAATCTGTTCGTGAAATGGAGTTGCTAAACTCTTCTGATGCTATAAGGAAAAAGTCTTGTCCATCTGCAGAAGAAGCCTTGAAACATCTTCTGTGGTTATTAGATTCTGAGGCTGTCTTTGAAGCTGCCTTAGGTCTCTATGATCTGAACCTTGCAGCTATTGTGGCACTCAATTCCCAGCGTGATCCAAAAGAATTTCTACCTTATCTTCAGGAGCTGGAAAAAATGCCCGAATCCCTGATGCATTTCAACATTGACATTAAATTGAAACGTTTTGATAGTGCTCTTAGGAGCATTGTATCAGCAGGGGATGGCTACTTTTCTGATTGCATGAACTTAATAAAGAAAAACCCTCAACTTTTCCCTCTGGGCCTCCAGCTAATTACTGATCCTGAAAAGAAACAAGCTGTTCTAGAGGCTTGGGCAGATCATCTCATTGATGAAAAACGTTTTGAAGATGCTGCCACTACGTACCTATGTTGCAGTAAACTGGAAAAGGCTTCTAAGGCATATCGTGAATGTGGTGATTGGAGTGGGGTACTCAGAGTTGGGGCGCTGATGAAATTAAGTAAAGATGAGATCTTGAAATTGGCATACGAACTCTGTGAAGAGGTCAACGCTCTTGGGAAACCAGCGGAAGCAGCAAAAATAGCTCTTGAATATTGCAAAGACATAAGTGGTGGAATTAGTTTGCTTATTAATGCGAGGGAATGGGAAGAGGCATTAAGGGTTGCATTTTTGCATACAGCAGATGGTATAACCTCAGTGAAGAGTTCTGCTCTGGAGTGTGCTAGTGGTTTACTAAGTGAATTCAGAGAATCAATAGAAAAGGTAGGAAAATATTTGACTCGCTATTTAGCTGTTCGGCAGAGACGATTATTGCTTGCAGCAAAGCTCAAATCCGAGGAGCGGTCTGTAGTTGATCTTGACGAGGACACAGCTTCAGAAGCAAGTAGCAACCTGAGTGGAATGAGCGCCTATACTTTGGG GACAAGGAGAGGTTCTGCTGCTTCGGTCAGCTCAAGCACGGCTACTAGCAGAGCAAGAGATTTGAGGCGCCAGAGAAAGAGTGGGAAAATTCGGGCTggcag TGCGGGTGAGGAGATGGCTCTTGTTGATCATTTGAAGGGTATGCGGATGACCGATGGAGGAAAGAGAGAGCTGAAGTCGTTGTTGATATGTCTGGTAACACTTGGTGAAACGGAGTCTGCACAGAAGTTGCAACAGACTGCAGAGAATTTTCAGGTCTCGCAAGTAGCAGCTGTAGAGCTAGCAAACGATACAATGTCCAGCGAGAGCGTAGATGAAGAAGTTTATAGCTTTGAACGTTACGCTCAGAAGACGAGATCCACAGCACGAGATTCTGATACTTTTAGCTGGATGCTTAAGGTCTTCGTTAGCCCATGA
- the LOC104705620 gene encoding WAT1-related protein At5g13670-like, with product MNKVLCSIMKLKRAKPFIAIVFIQCLYALMSIVAKLALNAGMSPHVLVAYRMAVASVLITPFALVLERNTRPRMTFKILLQIAILSLFEPVVEQNLYYSGMKLTTATFTSALCNALPAMTFIMACLFKLEKVTIKKRHSQAKLVGTMVAVGGAMLMTFVKGNVIELPWTKNSKGLNVHSHAMRIPKQDDIARGSIMLVASCFSWSCYIILQAKILAQYQAELSLTALMCIMGMLEATVLGLIWERKNMSVWKIQPDVTLLASIYGGLVSGLAYYVIGWASKERGPVFVSAFNPLSMVLVAILSTFIFLENMYLGRVVGSVVIVIGIYLVLWGKSKDKGGKLQPNAGCAETVVKIDEQKIPTPDNNRVVPTSDQIMIPTKAAARSHESV from the exons ATGAACAAAGTTTTATGCAGCATAATGAAGCTTAAGAGAGCAAAGCCATTCATAGCTATTGTCTTCATACAGTGTTTGTACGCATTGATGTCTATAGTAGCAAAATTAGCTTTGAACGCTGGAATGAGCCCTCACGTTTTAGTTGCTTACCGGATGGCAGTTGCGTCAGTTCTCATTACTCCTTTCGCCCTCGTCCTTgaaag GAACACAAGACCACGGATGACCTTCAAAATCTTGCTTCAAATAGCTATCCTTAGTTTATTTga GCCTGTGGTGGAACAAAACCTGTACTACTCAGGGATGAAACTTACCACTGCCACTTTCACATCGGCTTTGTGCAATGCACTTCCTGCAATGACATTCATAATGGCCTGCCTTTTCAA GCTTGAGAAGGTAACAATCAAAAAGCGTCACAGCCAGGCAAAGCTGGTGGGAACCATGGTGGCTGTTGGAGGTGCAATGCTCATGACATTCGTGAAAGGGAATGTCATTGAGCTGCCTTGGACAAAGAACTCAAAGGGTCTTAATGTACATTCACATGCTATGAGGATTCCAAAACAGGACGATATAGCAAGAGGATCAATTATGCTTGTAGCAAGCTGCTTCAGTTGGTCATGTTACATTATTTTACAG gCAAAGATTCTGGCTCAATATCAAGCTGAGCTCTCGCTAACTGCTCTAATGTGCATTATGGGGATGTTGGAGGCTACTGTTCTGGGATTGATATGGGAAAGGAAAAACATGTCAGTCTGGAAAATCCAACCAGACGTGACGCTTTTAGCTTCAATATATGGG GGACTTGTCTCAGGGTTAGCATACTATGTTATTGGATGGGCGTCAAAGGAGAGAGGGCCTGTTTTTGTGAGCGCATTCAACCCGCTAAGTATGGTTCTAGTTGCTATTCTGAGCACCTTTATTTTCTTGGAAAATATGTACCTAGGAAG GGTTGTTGGGTCAGTTGTCATTGTCATTGGGATATATTTGGTACTGTGGGGTAAAAGCAAGGACAAGGGAGGGAAGCTTCAACCAAACGCTGGGTGTGCAGAGACTGTGGTAAAGATTGACGAACAGAAGATTCCAACGCCTGATAATAACCGAGTTGTACCCACCAGTGACCAGATAATGATCCCAACAAAGGCAGCAGCTCGATCTCACGAGTCAGTCTGA
- the LOC104705619 gene encoding uncharacterized protein LOC104705619, whose product MELSLSTSSASPAVLRRQASPLLHKQQVLGVSFASALKPGGRALRFPSRRPLPRPITCSASTAEPASEVKKKQLDRRNDVRNIAIVAHVDHGKTTLVDSMLRQAKVFRDNQVMQERIMDSNDLERERGITILSKNTSITYKNTKVNIIDTPGHSDFGGEVERVLNMVDGVLLVVDSVEGPMPQTRFVLKKALEFGHAVVVVVNKIDRPSARPEFVVNSTFELFIELNATDEQCDFQAIYASGIKGKAGLSPDDLAEDLGPLFEAIIRCVPGPNIEKDGALQMLATNIEYDEHKGRIAIGRLHAGVLRKGMDVRVCTSEDSCRFAKVSELFVYEKFYRVPTDSVAAGDICAVCGIDNIQIGETIADKVHGKPLPTIKVEEPTVKMSFSVNTSPFSGREGKYVTSRNLRDRLNRELERNLAMKVDDGETADTFIVSGRGTLHITILIENMRREGYEFMVGPPKVINKKVNDKVLEPYEIATVEVPEAHMGPVVELLGKRRGQMFDMQGVGSEGTTFLRYKIPTRGLLGLRNAILTASRGTAILNTIFDSYGPWAGDISTRDLGSLVAFEDGTSTSYALASAQERGQMFVSAGVDVYKGQIVGIHQRPGDLGLNICKKKAATNIRSNKDVTVVLDTPLTYSLDDCIEYIEEDELVEVTPQSIRMCKNPKMAKKGRQ is encoded by the exons ATGGAGCTTAGCTTGAGCACTTCCTCCGCTTCTCCAGCGGTTTTGAGGAGACAAGCTTCTCCTCTGCTTCACAAGCAACAAGTGCTCGGCGTTAGCTTCGCTTCCGCGCTTAAACCTGGGGGACGAGCTCTCCGATTCCCTTCCCGCCGTCCGCTTCCTCGTCCCATCACTTGCTCCGCCTCAACCGCCGAACCAGCCTCCg aggtgaagaagaagcagttggaTAGGAGGAATGACGTGAGGAATATAGCAATCGTAGCTCATGTTGATCATGGCAAAACTACTTTGGTTGATTCTATGCTTAGGCAAGCTAAG GTTTTCCGAGATAACCAAGTCATGCAAGAGAGGATCATGGACTCAAATGACCTTGAGCGTGAAAGAGGAATCACTATTCTTAGCAAAAATACCTCCATCACTTACAAAAATACTAAAGTAAATATTATAGATACTCCTGGCCATTCTGACTTTGGGGGTGAAGTGGAGCGTGTTCTGAACATGGTTGATGGAGTTCTTCTTGTG GTTGACTCTGTTGAGGGACCTATGCCCCAGACAAGGTTTGTTTTAAAGAAGGCTCTTGAGTTTGGACATGCTGTTGTCGTGGTCGTTAACAAGATTGACAGGCCTTCTGCTCGTCCTGAATTTGTTGTCAATTCCACATTTGAACTTTTTATTGAACTGAATGCTACAGATGAACAG TGTGATTTCCAAGCGATATATGCTAGTGGGATTAAAGGAAAGGCGGGACTTTCTCCAGATGACCTTGCAGAAGACCTGGGACCCCTGTTCGAAGCTATAATCAGATGTGTACCTGGGCCAAATATTGAAAAAGATGGTGCACTGCAGATGCTT gcCACAAATATTGAGTATGATGAGCATAAAGGACGCATTGCCATTGGAAGACTACACGCAGGGGTACTCCGCAAAGGAATGGATGTCAGG GTGTGCACTTCTGAAGATTCCTGTAGATTTGCAAAAGTTAGTGAGCTTTTTGTATATGAGAAATTCTACAGAGTACCTACTGATTCAGTGGCAGCTGGAGATATTTGCGCTGTATGTGGCATAGACAACATTCAG ATAGGGGAGACTATTGCTGATAAAGTACATGGGAAGCCTCTACCTACAATCAAAGTAGAAGAGCCAACTGTGAAAATGTCCTTCTCTGTAAACACCTCTCCATTTTCTGGTCGTGAG GGGAAGTATGTAACGAGCAGGAACTTACGAGATCGTTTAAACCGTGAACTTGAAAGAAATCTAGCTATGAAAGTGGACGATGGTGAGACAGCAGACACATTCATTGTAAGTGGACGTGGTACACTACACATTACCATCCTGATAGAAAACAT GCGAAGAGAGGGATATGAATTTATGGTAGGGCCCCCGAAAGTTATCAACAAAAAGGTTAATGATAAAGTGCTGGAGCCATATGAG ATAGCAACTGTTGAAGTACCAGAGGCTCACATGGGGCCTGTTGTTGAACTTCTTGGCAAAAGGCGTGGACAGATGTTTGATATGCAGGGTGTAGG ATCCGAAGGAACAACCTTTCTGCGGTACAAAATCCCAACACGTGGACTTCTTGGATTGAGGAACGCAATCTTAACAGCTTCTCGAGGGACAGCTATCCTTAACACTATATTTGACAGTTATGGACCTTGGGCTGGTGATATTAGCACCCGTGATCTGGGTTCGCTG GTTGCCTTTGAAGATGGAACATCAACATCGTATGCTCTGGCGAGTGCGCAAGAGAGAGGGCAAATGTTTGTAAGTGCAGGAGTGGATGTATACAAAGGTCAGATAGTTGGTATCCATCAGAGACCTGGTGACTTGGGCCTAAATATCTGCAAGAAGAAGGCAGCAACAAACATACGGTCCAACAAAGATGTAACAg TGGTACTTGACACTCCCTTAACTTATAGTCTGGACGACTGCATCGAATACATTGAAGAGGATGAACTGGTGGAGGTAACACCTCAGAGTATTAGGATGTGCAAGAATCCTAAAATGGCAAAGAAAGGCAGGCAGTAA
- the LOC104705618 gene encoding phospholipid:diacylglycerol acyltransferase 1 (The sequence of the model RefSeq protein was modified relative to this genomic sequence to represent the inferred CDS: added 107 bases not found in genome assembly), producing MPLIHRKKPQTPPSEEVVNADEDSQKKPPHESSSSSKTHKKSNGGGKWSCVDSCCWFIGCVCVTWWFLLFLYNAMPASFPQYVTERITGPLPDPPGVKLKKEGLKAQHPVVFIPGIVTGGLELWEGKQCADGLFRKRLWGGTFGEVYKRPLCWVEHMSLDNETGLDPDGIRVRAVSGLVAADYFAPGYFVWAVLIANLAHIGYEEKNMYMAAYDWRLSFQNTEVRDQTLSRMKSNIELMVSTNGGKKAVIVPHSMGVLYFLHFMKWVEEPAPMGGGGGPNWCAKYIKAVMNIGGPFLGVPKAVSGLFSAEAKDVAVARAIAPGFLDTDIFRLQTLQHIMRMTRTWDSTMSMLPKGGDTIWGGLDWSPEKGHTCCGNKQKRNETCGEAGENGVSKIKPVNYGRMISFGKEIAEAASSEINNIDFRGAVKGQSFPNHTCRDVWTEYHDMGIAGIKAIAEYKVYTADAVIDLLHYVAPKMMARGSAHFSYGIADDLDDPKYKDPKYWSNPLETKLPNAPEMEIFSLYGVGIPTERAYVYKLNQSPDSCIPFQIFTSAHEEDEDSCLKAGVYNVDGDETVPVLSAGYMCAKAWRGKTRFNPSGIKTYIREYNHSPPANLLEGRGTQSGAHVDIMGNFALIEDIMRVAAGGNGSDIGHDQVYSGIYEWSDRIDLKL from the exons gaaaacCCATAAGAAATCGAACGGAGGAGGCAAGTGGTCGTGTGTCGATTCATGTTGTTGGTTCATTGGCTGTGTGTGTGTCACATGGTggtttctcctctttctttacAACGCAATGCCCGCCAGCTTTCCTCAGTATGTAACGGAGCGAATCACGGGTCCTTTACCCGACCCGCCTGGTGTGAAGCTTAAGAAAGAAGGTCTTAAGGCCCAGCATCCCGTTGTGTTCATCCCTGGGATTGTTACTGGTGGGCTTGAGCTTTGGGAAGGTAAACAGTGTGCTGATGGTTTGTTTAGAAAACGTTTGTGGGGAGGTACTTTTGGTGAAGTCTATAAAAG GCCTCTATGTTGGGTGGAACACATGTCACTTGACAATGAAACTGGGTTGGATCCTGATGGTATTAGAGTGAGAGCTGTATCAGGACTCGTTGCTGCTGACTACTTTGCTCCTGGCTACTTTGTATGGGCTGTGCTGATTGCTAACCTTGCACATATTggatatgaagaaaaaaacatgtatatggCTGCATATGACTGGAGGCTTTCGTTTCAGAACACTGAG GTGCGTGACCAGACTCTCAGCCGTATGAAAAGTAATATAGAGTTGATGGTTTCTACCAATGGTGGAAAAAAAGCAGTTATTGTTCCGCATTCCATGGGGGTCCtgtattttctacattttatgAAATGGGTTGAGGAGCCAGCTCCAATGGGTGGTGGGGGTGGGCCAAATTGGTGTGCCAAATATATAAAGGCTGTAATGAACATTGGTGGACCGTTTCTTGGTGTTCCAAAAGCTGTTTCTGGGCTTTTCTCTGCTGAAGCAAAGGATGTCGCAGTTGCCAG AGCGATTGCTCCAGGGTTCTTAGACACCGATATTTTTAGACTTCAGACCTTGCAGCATATAATGAGAATGACACGCACATGGGACTCAACAATGTCTATGTTACCGAAGGGAGGTGACACAATATGGGGCGGTCTTGATTGGTCGCCTGAGAAAGGCCACACCTGCTGTGGGAATAAGCAAAAGAGAAACGAGACTTGTGGTGAAGCAGGTGAAAATGGAGTTTCCAAGATAAAGCCTGTGAACTATGGAAGGATGATATCTTTCGGGAAAGAAATAGCAGAGGCTGCATCCTCTGAGATTAATAATATTGATTTTCGA GGTGCGGTCAAAGGTCAGAGTTTCCCAAATCACACCTGTCGTGACGTGTGGACAGAGTACCATGATATGGGAATTGCAGGGATCAAAGCTATTGCTGAGTATAAGGTCTACACTGCTGATGCAGTTATAGATCTACTACATTATGTTGCTCCTAAGATGATGGCGCGTGGTTCCGCTCATTTCTCTTATGGAATTGCTGATGATTTGGATGACCCCAAGTATAAAGATCCCAAATATTGGTCAAATCCGTTGGAGACAAA ATTACCCAATGCTCCTGAAATGGAAATCTTCTCATTGTACGGAGTTGGGATACCAACAGAACGAGCATACGTATACAAGCTTAACCAGTCTCCTGACAGTTGCATCCCGTTTCAGATCTTCACTTCTGCTCACGAGGAGGACGAAGATAGCTGTCTGAAAGCAGGGGTTTACAATGTGGATGGGGATGAAACAGTACCGGTCCTAAGTGCCGGGTACATGTGTGCCAAAGCATGGCGTGGCAAGACAAGATTCAACCCTTCAGGAATCAAGACTTACATTAGAGAATACAATCACTCTCCGCCTGCGAACCTGCTGGAAGGGCGAGGGACCCAGAGTGGAGCTCATGTCGATATAATGGGAAACTTTGCGTTGATAGAGGATATCATGAGGGTCGCCGCAGGAGGTAACGGGTCTGATATAGGACATGACCAGGTCTACTCTGGCATATATGAATGGTCCGACCGAATAGACCTGAAGCTGTGA